The DNA sequence TGGAGCGTCCGGATACAGGACCGAGAACATGTCGTCGATCTGCTCGTAGTGGTCGAGATCCCGGGCCGACCTGCGAAATTCCGCCCGCTGAGGGCCACAGGAGCCAATCGCCCCCGCATCGATCACCGAGGACCACGCATGTCGGCACTTCTCCTCTCTCATGACGCGCCACAACGCCGAGGTGTCTATGAGATAGCGGATCACTCCTCGGCTTCCTTCTCCGCGTTATGACGACGACGCCATCCTTCGTAGTCCCACTCGGCTGAGAGGCGCGCATAATGTTCGAGAGCTTCGATGCGCCGATGGCGTGCGACATACTCGCGCAGAGCTTCGTTCACCATGTCCTTCTTAGTAGTCAGCCCTGACAGGCGCATGGACTCCGCCAGTGCTTCCACGTCCAGATCGATCTGAGTCAACGCCATCACCCTCACCTCCATGTATCTGATGTACATGCTTATTGGATGCTATCAACGTCGACTACCTCCAGGGGCGTCGGCAAGCACTCATGCCAACAGATCCCTTTAGATGCCGCCTCCCCTTCGAGCTCCGCGATCGCGGCGGCCAGGCGACGGCGGTGGCGCAATCGAGCCTTGAGCCGGCAACAGCCCCGGTGATCCTGCCGGCTCCGATGATCGCTCCGCGCACAAGCGCGGCCGTGACCGCGGGAACGAGCCCCGCACGCCCGGCCCGCGGGAGTGGGCTCGGGCGGGCGGTGGGGGCGGTCAGCCGCGCACGGCGACGGCGTCGACCTCGAAGAGCATGCCGGGCATCGCGAGCGCGGCCACGCCCACCAGGGTCTGCGCGGGAGGCCGACTTCCCCAGATCCCGCTGATGCGGGCGGCGACGATACCGAGTTTGGCGGGGTCGTGATCGACGATGTAGGTACCCAACCGGACCACTTCCCCGTAGCCCAGCCCCACGGCGGCCAGTGCGACGCCCAGGTTCTCCAGCGCAAGTTCGACCTGGGAATCGAATCCTTCTGCGGCGACGGCTCCCTCGCCACCGGAGGCGTACTGCCCGGCGATGTGCACGGTTTCGCCCACGGCTAGGGCGATGTGACTGTAACCGAACGTCCGGGGGTCGTGGAGCTCGTCGGGGTTGACGAGGGTGTGCGGCATTTCCAGTCCTTTCTCGGTCACCCGGATACTGTCATGTCATCGGGAGATGGTCGGGCTTGTCGCGTCCGAACGGGGCGCGGCGGGACCGTGCCCCGAATGTGAGCGGTCCGGGGCGTCGGGGCGGCGCCCGAGCGCGACGGCGAGGGCTGCGGCGGCGGTCAGCCCGGCGGCGCACCAGAGGGCACCCGAACCGGACAGGCGGTCCACGGCCAGTCCGCCGACGGCTCCGCCGAGCGCGATGGAGGCGTTGAAGGCGGATACGAACAGGGCGGTCGCCGATTCGACGGCGCCGGGCGCGCTTTTGATCATCCACGTCTGCAATCCCACCGAGACCCCTCCGTAGCCCAAGCCCCACAGGAGCAGCAGCACCGCTCCGGACAGGGGTGTCGAGCCGAGAGGCGAGAACGCGCTCAGGGCCGCGGTGAGCACCAGAGCGATCACCAGCAACGCAGTGCGCGCGTTGCGCCCGGCCAGAGACCCCGCCAGGGCGTTGCCGCCGAGCTGGGCGGCTCCGAAGCCGAGCAGCAGCATGCCGACTTGGCCGGCTTCGATGCCGGAGGCCCCGGTCAGCAGCGGCCGGACGAAGGTGTAGGCGGTGAAATGCCCGGTGACGAGGAGGGCCGTGGCCGCCAATCCCAGGCGAACTCCGGCGTTTCCCGCGAAGGCCGCGCGCATTCCGGCGAAGGCAGAGGGCGGCCCTGCGGGCAGCGTCGGCACCAGCACCAGCAACAGGACCAGCGCCGCTGCGCCCAGCGCCGCCACGCAACCGAACGCGAACCGCCAGCTGACGAGGTCGCCTGCGAACGTGCCCGCCGGCACCCCGATCAAGGAGGCGGTGGAGACACCGCCGAACACCACGGCCGTGGCACGCGCGACATGGCGTTCGGGCACCAGCCGCACCGCAAGCCCGCCGGCGATCGCCCAGAAGCCGCCGATGCCCGCGCCCACGGCGACACGAGCGGCCAGCAGCACCGCGAAGGTGGGCGCCAGGGCGCTCGCGAGGTTGGCGAGTGCCATCAGCCCGATCAGCGCGGCCAGGATGGTCCTGCGATCGATCCGGCCGAGGGCCGCGGTGACCGTCGGCGCGGCGGCCGCGGCGGTGACCCCGGGCACAGTCACCATCAGCCCGGCGGTCCCCGCGGAGACGTCCAACTCGGCGGCGATCGGGGTGAGCAACCCGACGGGCAGGAGCTCGGTCGTCATCAGCGCGAAGATGCCCAGCGCCACTGCGCAGACGGCCGACCACGCCTTCAGGGGTGGCGGTCGGTTCGTGTCCTGCTCGGTGATTGCCGTCTCCGCAGTCACGGGGCATCACCGCCATTAACCAGGATATCCAATATCCAGAATCCTTCCATAGTAAAGCGGGCATCGTCCGGGTCATGCGGAACGTGCGCGTAGGCGCCGCTCAACCGCCGGTGCGTGCGAACCAGCTGCGCGTGGCAACCGGGACCTCAGGCGACCCGCTCTCAACGTCGGCCTTGATATCGGCGAGCGTCCTGCCTGCGAGCTCTCTGCGCCAGACGAGTTCGGCCTGGCGCATCGCGAGGTTGATCCGGCAGGGCGAATCCCCGCCGCCTCCGGCGGCCGCGGCCGGGCCGCGGTTGCGGATCTCGGTGCAGCGGAACGCCTCGTCGGAACCTTCGATGGCCGTCACGACATCCATCAGCGTGATCTCTCCGGGCTCGCGGGCCAACCGGAATCCGCCGCTCGGCCCCGGCGTGGAGTAGACGATCCCGGCGCGGGCGAGCCGCTGCAGCTGCTTGTTCATGTAGGCGTGCGGCAGCTCGTAGAACTCCGCCAGCCGCGCGGCTCGAACGGCCCGCTCAGGACCACACCAGGCGAGGTTGAGGCAGCAGTGCAGCGCCCACTCGACGCCCTCGTTCATCGTCCGCATAATTCTGGACTTTACATGTCCGGGATTGTCCGTGGCAACTCGCCCACCCCGCTGCGGAGCAACCTGAGAGGCGAAGACGACCTCTGGCGCATTCGAGTCGGCGACTATCGGGTTCTGTACAGTATCGATGACGGCGAACTCGTCGTCATCGCGGTGCGGATCGCTCACCGCAGCGACGTCTACCGGGACCTCGACCAGGCCCACGGAGCCGACGCCCTCCGTCGATCTCGGGCCACACTCTTCGTACACGTGTATGATTCCCTCACGAGTACGTGTACGCAGACCCACTACCGAAGGGACGCACCGCCGTGGTCACCGAGGTCTTCACCCGCAAGTATTGCGATCCGCACGCCGTCCGCGAGGAGAAGGTCGAGGCGACGGACGTCATCCAGTTCGCCTGGGAGGGCACCGTCCGCGAGGTCGACGCCTGCGACGAGTGCACGAAGGAGCACCAGGCCCGCTACGAGCCGCTGGTCGACTACTCCCAGCCGGTGAAGAAGCGCCGCACCAAGAAGTCCGAACCCAAGGCCGACACGGCGCCTTCGCCCGGCGGCGACTCCGCCCCCGCCGACTCTGCGGCGGACGCCGAGGACTCCGCGGACTCCTGACCCGCTTCCGGCCGGTCGCCGGGCACTGGCGCACGCCCGGCGACCGGTCCGCCCCGACCCCGGCAGGGCTACTCGGGGGCCCCGGCCGCTCGGGCGGCTCGAACGGCCGGGCGTGCGACGCACGAGGCTGCGCCGCCGCCCGCATCCCGCGCCCCCGCGACGGGACGATACGAGCGGGGGAGGCCGGTGCCCCATTTCACCGGTCTCCCCCGCCGCTTCTCAGGATGGCTTTCTCGGGTCACGCACCTGCGGCTCCGGGCTCGGTCATCAGACTCGTCAGCCGGCCCGTGCGCCGGGCCGGAACGGTGCCCGCGACGGGCAGCCGGGCCTGCACGACCCCGTCGCGCGGCAGGCCGACCGTGGCGCCCTTCCGCCGCATGATGCGCGTCATGGCCCGGTTCCCGGCCACCGTCTCCGCGCGGACCTCGGCCAACCCCCAGTCGGCGGCGACGGCGGTCAAGGCGCCGGTCAGCGCCGTGCCCACGCCCCGCTGCTGCCAGGAGTCCTCGACCAGGAAGGCGATCTCGCCGACGCCGGGGTCGAGGGTGTACATCAGGTGGGCCAGCGCGATCGGTTCGCCGCCCTTGAGCGGGCGCGCGAGCAGTGTGAGGCCGTACTCGGGGTCGCAGAACACCCCGAGCATGCGCGGGGTCAGTCGCCGCATGCTGGAGAAATAGCGTCCCCGGGTGGTCTCCGGCGAGCAGCGGGCGTGCAGCCGCTGGATCGCCTCCGCGTCCGACGCGCCGGCCTGGCGCACGTAGAGGTCGACTCCGCGGTGCGTGGCGACCGCGCCGTCGGTGGGCGCCGCGCCGGTGGGCGGCAGCACCGAGCGGACCAGGGCGTCGGCGCGGGCGGACTCGGTCCAGGTGAAGGGCTGGTCCACACGGCGCAGCCGGACCCCGCGCAGCGGGCCGACCGGCACCACCAGGGTGGTCTCGGGTTCCTCGGGGAACTCGGGCGCCGGGCGGGTGAGGTTGGTCCATCGGGCGTCGTCGGCGAGCAGCAGTTCGCCCAGCGCCTCGGGCAGCCGGTTGGGTTCGCTGCGCAGCCGGGCGGTGAGCAGGAGGGCCTTGGTGACGTCGTCGCCGACCTCGCGGGGCTGGGCGGGTACGGCCACGACCGAGTCGGTCACGCTCCGGCGGGCGACCTCGCGCAGCAGCGTGTGGTGCTCGTGCGGCACGTCCACGATGAACTCGTCCACCACTCCGGCGGCGTCGGCGTGGATGGACAGGCCGACGATGTTGCCGCCCTGCGACGCCATCGCATCGACCAGCCCGGCGAGCCGACCGGGGCGGTCCTCGACGACGGTGCGGATGCGCCAAAGAGCCATGCCGTCCCCCTAACCGATGGGCGCGCCGCGGGACCTGCTGCGGCCTACGGCTCTGCGCGCCGACTCCCGTACAGCATGGAATGGCGACGTTTCGGGCGTGCTACACGCGAGTAAGTTCCGCTGACATCTCGTCGGCCGTGCGGTGCGGCATGCCCCGGCCTCCCCCGCTGCGAGCGGGGGAGGCCGGGGCTCAAGGGCGGCCCGCCACCAGCTCCCCGTCCTTCCAGACGGCGGCGACCTGCGGCACCCCGGGCCGATAGGCGAGGTAAAGCGGATTGGGCGCCTCCAGCAGCACCATGTCGGCGCGGGCGCCCGCCGCCAGGTGCCCGACGTCGTCGCGGCGCAGGGCGGCGGCGCCGCCGGCGGTGGCGGCCCGCAGCGCCTCCTCCGGCGACATGCCCATCTCGCGCACGGCCAGCGCGATGCACAGGGCCATGCTGGAGCTGAAGCAGGAACCGGGGTTGCAGTCGCTCGCCAGGGCCACCCGGGCCCCGGCGTCGAGCAGGGCGCGCGCGTCGGGGTAGGGCTGGCGGGTGGAGAAGTCCACCCCGGGCAGCAGGGTCGCCACCGTCGCCCGCCCCTCGGCGGCGGAGTCGGCCAGGGCGGCGACGTCGTCGGCGGTGAGGTGGGTGCAGTGGTCCACGGACGCGGCGCCGGCTTCCACGGCCAGCCGCACTCCGGGGCCGGGGCCGAGCTGGTTGCCGTGCACCCGCGGCGCGAGGCCGCGCCGCCGTCCGGCCTCCAGGACCCGCCGCGCCTGCTCCTCGTCGAAGGCGCCGCGCTCGCAGAACACGTCGATCCACCGGGCGTGCGGTGCACAGGCGTCCAGCATCGCGCCGGTGACCAGGTCGACGTAGCCGCCGGGGTCGCCGTCGTACTCGGGCGGGACGACGTGGGCGCCGAGGAAGGTCCTCTCCTCCGTCAGGCGGGAGGCCACCCGCAGCGCGCGTTCCTCGTCGGCGGCGCTCAGCCCGTAGCCGGACTTCACCTCCAGCGTGGTGGTGCCCTGGGCGCGGGCCTCGCGCAGCAGCCGGGTGGCGTTGCCCAGCAGTTCGGTCTCGGATGCCGCGCGAGTGGCGGCCACCGTGGTCCGGATGCCGCCGGCCTCGTAGGGCCGACCGCTCATCCGGGCGGTGAACTCCCGGCTGCGGTCGCCGGCGAAGACGATGTGCGAGTGGCTGTCGACGAACCCGGGCACGACGCACCGACCGGCCGCGTCCACCCGCACGTCGGCTGCCGGAGCCTGCGTGCGCGGCCCGCACCAGGCCACCCGCCCGTTCTCGACGACCAGCGCGGCGTCGGGCACCTCCCCGAGCACGCCGTCACCGAGCCCGGGATCGTTGGTGACGAGGACGGCGATGTCGTCCACCAGCACCGAGGAGACAGCAGGGACCGGAGTCTGCGATCCGGATGTGTTCATCGAACGTCGCGCCACCGCGGGTGACGCGTTCCTCCTTTCGGCGGCGGTTGCCGGTGGGGCCGTGTACGACGGTCGGCTGGTGGGGTTTTCGCCGCGCGATCGCCGCGACAGGTCTCGCCGGGCCGCCCGGGCCGGCAGCACCGAGCCGCTCGCCGGATGCGTGCGGGAGCGTTCCGGACGCGCCCGCTCATCCGGTCAGCTCTCTGATCGCCGTGTCCAGGCGGGCGGCGGCGTCGGGGAGCCTCGTGTGGACGCCGTCGCCAACGATCCAGCGCCCGTCGCACATCACGTGGCGGACGTCGGCGGCCGTGGCCGCGGCGACGAGCGCGTCCGCGGCGCGTTCGGGGTCGAATCCGGCCAGGCGGACACCGTCCACGGCGACGGTGACGAGATCGGCGCGGGCCCCGGGCGCGATGCGCCCCGCTCCCCCGCCCGCGTCGGCGCCGGGCCCCCAGCCCAGGGCCGTGTGACCGCCGGTGTGCAGGGCCTGAAGCAGGCGGTGGGCGGGCAGGCAGCCGCGGCGGCCGGTGCGCAGGCGCTCGTGGGCCTCCGCTGCGCGGGCCTCCTCGAACATGTCGACGGTGGAGTGCCCGTCGCTGCCCAGCGACAGCGGCGCCCCCGAAAGCCGATCCAGCTCGGGCAGACCGTCGGCGAGGTCCCGCTCGGTGGTGGGACACAGGCACACCCCCGCCCCGGAACCGCGCACCAGGTCGGCGTCCGCGGCGGTCAGGTGGGTGGCGTGCACGAGCGCGGGCCGGAGGGCGGACAGGAACCCGGTCTCGTCGAGGAGGGCGGCGGGGGTGCAGCCGTGCGCGGCCTGGCAGACGGTGTTCTCGGCGGGCTGCTCGGAGAGGTGCACGTGCGCCGCGGCCCACCCGGCGTCCGCGCCCGCCTGCGCCATGCGGGCGAGTCCGGCGCGGGGGACCGCGCGCACCGAGTGCGCGGCCGCGCCGATGCGGACGCCGTCGCCCGGGCGCAGGTCGGCGACCCGCTCGGCCCAGGCGTCCGCATCCCCGTCGCCGAAGCGCAGCTGCGGCCCCTCCAGCGGCGC is a window from the Streptomonospora litoralis genome containing:
- a CDS encoding type II toxin-antitoxin system VapB family antitoxin encodes the protein MALTQIDLDVEALAESMRLSGLTTKKDMVNEALREYVARHRRIEALEHYARLSAEWDYEGWRRRHNAEKEAEE
- the hutI gene encoding imidazolonepropionase; its protein translation is MNTSGSQTPVPAVSSVLVDDIAVLVTNDPGLGDGVLGEVPDAALVVENGRVAWCGPRTQAPAADVRVDAAGRCVVPGFVDSHSHIVFAGDRSREFTARMSGRPYEAGGIRTTVAATRAASETELLGNATRLLREARAQGTTTLEVKSGYGLSAADEERALRVASRLTEERTFLGAHVVPPEYDGDPGGYVDLVTGAMLDACAPHARWIDVFCERGAFDEEQARRVLEAGRRRGLAPRVHGNQLGPGPGVRLAVEAGAASVDHCTHLTADDVAALADSAAEGRATVATLLPGVDFSTRQPYPDARALLDAGARVALASDCNPGSCFSSSMALCIALAVREMGMSPEEALRAATAGGAAALRRDDVGHLAAGARADMVLLEAPNPLYLAYRPGVPQVAAVWKDGELVAGRP
- a CDS encoding Rid family hydrolase; its protein translation is MTEKGLEMPHTLVNPDELHDPRTFGYSHIALAVGETVHIAGQYASGGEGAVAAEGFDSQVELALENLGVALAAVGLGYGEVVRLGTYIVDHDPAKLGIVAARISGIWGSRPPAQTLVGVAALAMPGMLFEVDAVAVRG
- a CDS encoding GNAT family N-acetyltransferase, producing the protein MALWRIRTVVEDRPGRLAGLVDAMASQGGNIVGLSIHADAAGVVDEFIVDVPHEHHTLLREVARRSVTDSVVAVPAQPREVGDDVTKALLLTARLRSEPNRLPEALGELLLADDARWTNLTRPAPEFPEEPETTLVVPVGPLRGVRLRRVDQPFTWTESARADALVRSVLPPTGAAPTDGAVATHRGVDLYVRQAGASDAEAIQRLHARCSPETTRGRYFSSMRRLTPRMLGVFCDPEYGLTLLARPLKGGEPIALAHLMYTLDPGVGEIAFLVEDSWQQRGVGTALTGALTAVAADWGLAEVRAETVAGNRAMTRIMRRKGATVGLPRDGVVQARLPVAGTVPARRTGRLTSLMTEPGAAGA
- a CDS encoding formimidoylglutamate deiminase, coding for MSGVDRRQSAQRGTGGTPADAARVRRYWCEWALLDSGAGPAAARGVLIEVAGGSITAVTPGTEPPAEAERLPGLTVAGLADAHSHAFHRALRGRTGEDGGSFWSWRERMYEVAERLDPDSYHRLASGVYAEMALAGITCVGEFHYVHHGPRGAPYRDPNAMGQALIAAAADAGIRITLLDTCYLAGGLRADGTYAPLEGPQLRFGDGDADAWAERVADLRPGDGVRIGAAAHSVRAVPRAGLARMAQAGADAGWAAAHVHLSEQPAENTVCQAAHGCTPAALLDETGFLSALRPALVHATHLTAADADLVRGSGAGVCLCPTTERDLADGLPELDRLSGAPLSLGSDGHSTVDMFEEARAAEAHERLRTGRRGCLPAHRLLQALHTGGHTALGWGPGADAGGGAGRIAPGARADLVTVAVDGVRLAGFDPERAADALVAAATAADVRHVMCDGRWIVGDGVHTRLPDAAARLDTAIRELTG
- a CDS encoding MFS transporter; its protein translation is MTAETAITEQDTNRPPPLKAWSAVCAVALGIFALMTTELLPVGLLTPIAAELDVSAGTAGLMVTVPGVTAAAAAPTVTAALGRIDRRTILAALIGLMALANLASALAPTFAVLLAARVAVGAGIGGFWAIAGGLAVRLVPERHVARATAVVFGGVSTASLIGVPAGTFAGDLVSWRFAFGCVAALGAAALVLLLVLVPTLPAGPPSAFAGMRAAFAGNAGVRLGLAATALLVTGHFTAYTFVRPLLTGASGIEAGQVGMLLLGFGAAQLGGNALAGSLAGRNARTALLVIALVLTAALSAFSPLGSTPLSGAVLLLLWGLGYGGVSVGLQTWMIKSAPGAVESATALFVSAFNASIALGGAVGGLAVDRLSGSGALWCAAGLTAAAALAVALGRRPDAPDRSHSGHGPAAPRSDATSPTISR
- a CDS encoding RrF2 family transcriptional regulator, whose amino-acid sequence is MNEGVEWALHCCLNLAWCGPERAVRAARLAEFYELPHAYMNKQLQRLARAGIVYSTPGPSGGFRLAREPGEITLMDVVTAIEGSDEAFRCTEIRNRGPAAAAGGGGDSPCRINLAMRQAELVWRRELAGRTLADIKADVESGSPEVPVATRSWFARTGG